The Pungitius pungitius chromosome 10, fPunPun2.1, whole genome shotgun sequence DNA window AATGGTCAAACACCTCAACCACAATATACAATTAAAACTCAGCCACAAACTACaatacaaactcaaaaaaatATCAACCCACAAATTTCTTTAAAAACCAACACACAGGCTCAGCTTACAACCATGCAGCAGTCTAAGGACCAACAAACCACGAAACCAAAGATTAGTTTTCCTCAACCCAAGCTCAAAACACAGCCTCAACCAAAGAGCCAATCTAATCCCAGAATGCAGCCGCACTTTAAGAGCCAAACTAGGCCCAAAACACCGTCTCAAACCAAAAATCAGTCTCAAGGAAAGCCCCGAACAAGGGACCGACAAGAAGCCCACCCAAAGATTCAGCCATCGTTCCAAACCCAATCTCCAACTAAGAACAAGGCCCAACCTGCATCTTATACTCAGCTCCTTCCCAAACCAAATCGTCCCCCAAACCCCCAGACTCAATCCCCGCTTGAAACTCTACCCAGGCCACAACCACAACCTGGGCTTCAATTTCAGACCAGGACCTACTCCGATCCCACCAAGGTGACCCCAAGGCAGGCAGTCTCTACGGGTAAAAACCCTTCTTTTTGCCATCAGCAATCCACACAATTAAGTATTAAGACCGTATCcaaattttatttttagaatttttttcatattgattagaattttgtttgtttatttggtttaaGTTTTTTAAGAAAAGTTGTCAAAACTAGACAGATATTGTTCAAATCTGGTTAATGATCATCTTGAAAAATTGCTAATGTATCTTTGgcttatattttgttttgagaAACTCTTCTGAGCCACgattaaatgtttttgaattGGAAAGAGTTCATATGTTTATTGTCTAAACGTTTTACTGTAGTGTTTTCTGACTACAGTTTACTCTTTGTATTTATCATAGTCACAAGAACAGCTGCTTTTATTTGAACACAATACAACAACCTCCTCTTCCATAATCTCCAGTATGCCCccctgaaagaaaaataatacatttgtgctATGTTACATAAATAGTGAGTTTTCTTTTATACAGCTCCTAGTCCACCAGAAGAGGGCAAACCTCTACCAAGACCTGCCCTGGCTACAGAGAAGGCTGATAGTTACAATAAGGGTAAACGCTATGACGAGTTTGTCCCATTACCATCTTTGCTTTGTCAGGTCACATGGAGCCCAGTGCTTCAGTTGTACTTCAAACCATTGGATGATATCACTGCTtccccatctccatctccatcctaCCACCCTACACAACCCACCCCATCATTGCCCCTGCCTCCATGCGTGCCTTCACCTCACCCCCGCCCCATTCACAGCCAGAACAGTCTTGCCAGCTTTCAATCTCATTTATGCCTCTCTGTCATTCCAGTCATTGTCCACTGTTCTACGTTGTTTTCACCAATGTCTTATTTATTCCATCTAGGTAAAGTTAACAGGAGTGGACCATCTCTAAACACCAAAATTGCCTCTCTGCTTATTTAGGTCCTGGCGCCCACAGGCCATTCGTAGCTGAAGTTCCTCGTTCTCCCATTAGTTCATCAGTTCCTCTAGCGGGAAGAAACTCCACGCTGTCCCACACCAGGGTTCCTCCTCACCCCACTCGTAAGAGTGGCAGGGCATTTTCTCCGTCCAAGACATTCACCTCCTCTCACAGCTCCAGCACACCTGAGGGTAATCGAGATCCGAatttcctttccttcccttttccCAAGTTACTCCCTCAGGTTGTTCTCCCTTGTTAGCTCTTCTCATGCTCTTATCTGCAACTGTGCATCACAAACAAAAGCTGATGGCTCTTGATATATCCTTCTATCTGTTTGAATGCACACAACTGCACCAGTTGATGATCCTTCTCCCTGCTGATCTCCTCTTCTACCTTAGCTCACAGTCCATATATTCTCATGCTCTGCCACATGTGCTCGATGAGTGTTTCACAGGGTTACCACGAGCAGAATGGACGTCTCTTGGGTCAGAATCGTTAACATGATTTACAGTCCATCTTGCCGTCTGTGGGAATTCTGGCCGCAGCATTGGCCAGAACACATCACATTGTACACCAACTTTGCCAAGCCAAGCACTGTGCAGACAGTATAGCTTCCATAGCCAGtcactcttttctttctgtcactGCAtttcccccacctctccccaaagagttggagaaaaataaagtgtCAAATTTACGAAGACAAAATGAACGGTTTTATAGTCCCAATTGTGTATCCAGAACAGAAACCAAGTTAACGGCACAAAAAAGCCTGCAGCTTTGTTTTAACTGAAAgtagacagaaagaaaaggagatggTAAGAAAGAGACAACAAGCATTTATTCTCAAgccctttctttttatttggaaTTTGTTCGTCACACTGAAACAAATATCTATATAACAaacctttttctccctccaacAGCCGATGGGGCGCGTCATAGGGGCAATGCTCTACCTAAACCTGTGGTGTGGTCAAGAGTGAAACCTGGTAAACAAAGATAACCACCTCTCAGTGTTCCTCATTCACTAACCTAAGAGGCACTGCTATGTCCCATCTTACACAGATTTTTGCTTTTGACACAATCCTTTCATGCTTTGTGATTGTGACCCTGTGTGTCAGCGTGACGTTTTGTGTCAGATCATGGTCTCTGTGGTCCTATCGCCCCAATAACTTTGACTGAGACTGAAGCCATACTTTTATTTTTGGCATATAGCGGCCCTCTTCACATTGTTTAGTGTATGGCACATATGGACCTGTAATCGGGCACTGGTTTCAATTAGTTTTAGACTAGCTTTAGCCTACTTGCTGTGAAAGGTAAATGTgctctgttctttttttgaTCTCTCACATTGTTTCAATTCTGCCTGGCAGGCTCGGGTAATTACAGTGATGGAATCCATCTCAAGTAGTAATGCAAACCAAGTTGGACCGTGTGTGTCAATGCTGACGCTCTGCTCACTCCTTGTGTATAGCGAGCACAGGTTGTGCTTCAGTCCCAGGTCACAGCTCATGTATGTTATTTCTGGAAACTGACAGTTTCAGAGGTCTTCAAGGAGTCAGATGGCTCTCTGGAAGGAACTCTACAAAAAATAAGTATCTTTGCCCGCTACCCCGCATAAAGCTTCTTGTTATGGTTTCTTCCTTTCCAAAAAGACGCAACACATGGGTCACTTTTCCCCCGCATGGAGTAAAAGACGTAAAAGAACACATTATCATCATTACTTGTTATGTTACGCAGCACACTGCGACCTTGTGAAGTAAACAGCAGCTAGAACAACGTTTTGCTTTTTGCTGTGAATTCGAGAGTTTCCTTGACAGTTTTATAGAGCTCAGTTTCACATTGGCAATGCTACCTGCAAATTAACCTGAAATTATTTCAAATATCTGCTTTTAGTGCACTGTTCAGTGTCCATCCATAAATCCCATCCATGAAATCTGAGTATGGGTTGCTAAAACAACAAAGCCCAGTGATGTGTTTTTCAGTgggaatatatatttatgatctGAAACCTCAGTCTTGGTGTTTCGATGAaaattattttcttgttttcgCATTAACGATGAAGTTATCTGACAGAAGCCAGCACTCACAACACTGCTGCTGTTTTACATCATCACAGAACTGAAACTGAGGCCTTTGGCACAGCAGAGACTCAGCCTGCTGTTTGAGGGGTTTATAGTGCGACAGCAAACCCATTCAACAGTTTCTACAAACTGTTTCTACACACTGTTGAATgccaacattcacacacattcatacaatgatgaCACATACCACGGTGTAAAGGTGCCAAATTACACATCAGGACCAAGCTGtacatatatattcatatacgTGTACTCTTTGGGGCATTTTGTCATTTGACAGAACACATTATAGAAATTatggagagagagcaagaggtttgattctcattttcatttagcaTGACATCACTCATCTGGACTGACTGTCCTTCACTACACGTAACCCTGTCCTGAGACTGGCATTCAAATTACTTCAACGCCATATTGTGTGGCCTTCTGAATGAGCATATGTTTGCCATTTGCTATCAGTTATATAATGTGGTAGTCACAGGCCTGCCTTGAATGTACTCTCAAGGCTAATCAGACTTGCTGGCAGATGTTATTTTAGTTTGTCTTTATAGCCTCAACTCATTTCTCTTGGAAGTGTGGATGTTCTGGAAATTAACTCTAACTGGCAAAAGCATTGAAATTGAATGATACCATGTTACCCCTGAGTTTACCCACCACCTCTGAGGTTGTTTTCACACCTAACTGGTTTGGGTAGCCCCattgttaaattgtttttactTATCTAGTTTGTTGAGGAAATTTCAACTTTTGTGTTCATTAAGCAGTTTAGAGCTCAGTTTAACTGACCTGCAGGACTTATTCAGGGGGAAAGgctgtattttattgttttctccaTGGTGCAGGAATATGGCAGAAGATTTGATGGTCAAACAGTATTAGATCCAAAATGACGGCAGTCAAAATCTTACAAAAAATGGTTGGATCTGCGATCCAAATAGGATTTTCCACTCTAAGGTTGTTCTTGCGGGGATTTCTGGGTGAATGACTATAGCCCCGGTTTCTAGTTTCAAGGTTTTTCAACACTGACATGGTTTTCATTAGTCAAAGACCATGGCAATGCTCTGTGGCAGCACTTCACAAAGCAAAGCATTTTAGATGCAAGCCCGTCGTCTTTCGTGTGCTTTATTGTTGTTTGTATATTATGTTTGGGTTTGTACACTgacattttaacaaacaaaGAATTACTGCAGTCTTCTACCCTAGCTCTGGTCTCTCTCTCGTGTCCATAAACTttacatttattcatcattattgcACTATAAAAATAACCAACAACACTTGTTTTCAGTTTCTTTTTATCTCTTCTTCAGTGCCGACCACCTGTTCTGTATCAATGTGATCCTTAATCTGAAAATGGACTCTTGTTTCCCACAAGTCCCTGCTGTCCTGCGCCCCTCTATTCCTGTCAACAAGAGACCCAACCTGGTGGGGAAACCTAGTGACCATGGTGAGGGCAACAGGGATGGCCGCACTGACCACTGCTGCACCTTGTCCTGTATTCTGTaactatacacacacaacagcaggcTGAGGGGAAATGCTTGTCTTAAGATACATCTTTAGCTTGTGCTTCTCAAACTGTTCCTGCAACTCTTCCTTCTAATGCATAGCATGTTTTATGCCTCCTTAAAACAACCATCTACCAAGTCAGAGTTAACAAGCCAAAGGCAATAACTCAACTAAGCTGACCTCCTTGAATTGACTGACAATACTTATTGAGCCTCCATTGTTTTACTCTCAATAACAAAGATGAACATATTACTGAACTATTCCATCAAAGAGCACTgttattttcctttaaaaaagtaatgatgatttttcttttaatgttttattgttgtctGAATGAAGTTTTCTACACTTAATCCTTATTGCTACGCTAGTGTGAAAGTACTCTTGTTTATTAGTCTCACTCCATATCTTTCCACAAGGTCAAATAAAGTCACCACAGGAATGTTGCTGTTTGCTGTTTTGACCAACTCTCAAGCTATTTTTTGCAACTGAAAAAATAAGCTTGTAATAAAATGTACTGTTTACTAATCAACAAAACAATATTCATCTTAACACTGCAGCTTATCTGAGAAGCACTTTTTTCTCGACATTCAGACTATTCTCTCTTCTTATATGTGTATAgaacctgtgtttgtgtttgattgttttCATGGTTCTAAGCATCTTGGCATCCTTGGTCTCAGCAGATTTCTGGTATTCTGGGTGACCTTTTTTCCCTATTGAAAGAGCACAAGAAATATTACTCAACAAGCAATCTCTGATCTTTCAAGCAGCCAGGAAAACGCCACTGAACTGCTCAGTGAGGATGGCCAGAGCAAATGGATCACAACTTTGCATGACTATGAGTCAGTTAATGAGGGTGGGTTAGGACAACTGATCTATTCTACTCCTCGTGCTGCTCTGTCCTCAGACAAACCCATGGATCTGAAGCAGGGAAGCAAGGAGTCCATCTTGAAGACATTCCCTCCGGTCACTGACAAGCCCAAGCAGGAGCGCAGACAGCAGCAGACAACCACCTCTGCCCCGGCAGTAAACGGTATGCGTGACACAAATTAACCTTCTAGGGAGGAAATATGTAGTCTAAAGCTTTCTGTCTTCAAGAAGATGTACATGTGTCATAGCAATCAGGATATTTGGCCCATGCAGTGTGCAGGTGCAAAGCCTAAAAGGTAATGAGATACATGAGAAGGCTTCTAAATCACATCAATATCCAAAGGCAGACAAAGAGTGCAGGCCAGAGCAGGTGCTGAACTGCCAGAGCTAGGAAAATGAGGACAGGGAGAGCTGCCAGGGACTCACCCTGACTCCTCTCTCCCGTTTTCTTTTCAGCCAGCCGCTTCGACATGAATGACAACTCGTCCATTTTCAGGCCCATGCCTGCGTCAGACGTAGACTTCATGGGCAAGAAGCGCTTCGTTGGTAAGACTTCATCACGGCTGTTCTACTTCTCCACTGGAGTTTTGAAAATCTCTCTCAATCGTTGACGTGAAAAAAGTAGCGTAAGCCAATTATATCTGTTTCTATTGTACCTGTCTGCAGCTCCACATGTGATATACAAGACGGATAAAAAGCCATATGAGCCGTGCTCCATCACAGCATCACTTGCTTTCTTCCCTGATGAGGAGGGTGGTGATCAGAACGTGACCGGTCCTCCCCGCATCAGTCCCTCCAACCTCACTGTGGTGACTGTGGAGGGGTGCCCATCGTTTGTCATTCTTGACTGGCAGAAAACTGACAATGACACCAGAGgtaatataaattcaattacCAGAGGTAGAAAATTAGATATACACAAAATACACAGAACTTTTCAAACAAAGGGACATCACTTGGGCTTTAGGGTTTAAATAAACATATTGCATGTGTTTTAAACTGTCAGATTCAACTGGTAACAAAGCAATGAGATTGTATAATTTGTAGCTGTTCACAGCTGAAATATTGTGCTTCTTAAAACACCATGACATTTCTGCTCCTGTTGTCAGAGTATGAAGTCGTATCAACCACCAAGGGACCAAATGGAGACGAGGTGTCCGTACTGACCacaaaccagacacacacagctgtagaGAATCTCAAACCGGAGAGCAGGTGTGTGGCTCAGACATTATTGCTACCTTAACATTTCTGTCCTTTGTGTTACTCTAATTATGCACACAACTTAAGTGACACAATACGTATTGATACCAATTGTGTGATATTACTCCACTGATGAATCGGTGGGGGTGTCAAGAAAGACACCAATGCACCCAAAATACAGTGAAGCATTCTTCTAGCCAGTAAACATGGATTtaaatttttgaagaatagttGTGTTGAAGATGGAAGTGAGCTCATTAAGTAAGAAAAAGTAATTAATGGCTGAACTGCTGGCTGATAACATTACTCAGCATTGTGGTGTATCTGAAAAAGAGGAGAATTAAATGGCTAATAGACTACTTTAAATGGGCAGTGAATTATGTTTAGATTTGCAGTAAAAATATGGCAAAAGCGACACAAAAGCTGTCGAAATCTGGGTGGAGAGTTTCACAGAGGTTTTCACTTAAATCTCAGCATCTGGAGTCTCAGAACCAGAACCCTCCCCTGGGCTGGGTTAGCTGGCCAAACTATTGCCGGGACATCTGAATGCAGCATATGGAATAACtatcagctctgtgtgtgtgtaaaagagagagaaagcgagacgCTTATTCTTTGctttcaaagaaatgaaaatgtccttttgcATCCCAGGTTTATACTCTATAAAGTGGGAATTAtgccttttattcatttttgttctaTTTAATTTCAGTTATGAATTCACAGTTACACCAAAGAATGAGCTGGGAGTAGGACCTTCCAGTGACCCTGTTTCTTTCAGCACAGAATCGGGCAAGTTTTACAAACCATGCAATATTCTGTCCAACTAGAGAAACTTCCTCATGAACCCTGATGTTTGACCTGCTCTTAAAGACATTAAATAATCGTGTGGGACTTGGTAGTTAACATCAAATCTTAGAGACACTGTTGTTTGTTCTGAATAAGACTCAAGATGTCCCGAGATGCTCATTGAGGCAAATGATTCCTGTGGACCGGAAAACTCTGATGAAACCTATTGTCTAGCACGAGGATTCAAGATGTCTTATGACTGTTCATTCAAAGGAGTTGTATTGACCTTATTCATTGCATCCTTTTCTGGTGTTCTTAGCGGATCCACGAGTAAGCGAACATGTGTCAGGTATATATTGACTTTTTCTAGTGTGTTCCAGCAAAATCAAAATGTTCAACTTTCTTCTTTAAACAGATAACAAACATTACACTATTCCTGTGCATCTAATAATTCCGTCACAGGCAAAGATGCCATCTGGACTCAGTTTCCATTTAAATCCGACGACTACTCTGAATGCAATGGAAAGCAGTATGTGAAGAGAACTTGGTACCGAAAGTTTGTGGGAATCCAGCTCTGCAACTCCCTGAGATACAAGATCTACTTGAGCGACTCCCTCAATGGTAATTACAGACTGACTCACAATGCTCTtactttgttttattcaaaagcaTTACCAGGTACTATACAAGGATATTTTTTAGGGCATTTGTAACATAGTATCCTATCAATTCACAACATTATGACCAACTGTACCATAACATCTTTTAAAGGATGTTTTAATGACAATTAAATAtcatttttcatgatttttttaatgccaAGTCATACTATGATATTCTTACAAAACCTATTTTATGGCATACTATACTACGACTTAAGGACTTTGAATTTGCTTATGAATGATGTCACTTTTAAGGCATTTTTACAATGTGCTTCACCatgaaatgtcttttatttgtcATCACATGCTATACTGTGACTGGATTTTTTTTCATAGCCAGGAATCTGCTTTATGTTTCCTCCCCATAGGGAAGTTTTACAACATTGGAGATCAGTCGGGCCATGGTGAGGACCACTGTCAATTTGTGGACTCTTTTCTGGATGGACGGACTGGCACCCAGTTGTTTGCTGACCAGCTACAAAGCAGGACAGGTATTTTGGTTCATGACAACCATGAAGAAATCAAGTCTTTAattacagcgggtgaaataagtattaaaactgtcaccatttttctcagtaaatatatttccaaatgagccgttgacatgaaattttcaccagatgaagaaaccaaaacaaagaagttcagaaataaagttacgtgtaataatgtgaaatgacacagggaaaaagtattgaacacgcttactgatatttattcaatactttgtacaaaagcctttgttagtaatgacagcttcaagacgcctcctgtctggagaaactagtccatgctttgctctggtgggatttgggctcattcttccacacaaacagtcttcaaatcttgaaggttccgtagGCCTCTTCtttgaatcttgatcttcagttctttccatagattgtccaatgggatttaagtcaggtgattgtggaccattctagcagctttattttatttctttgaaaccagttgagtttcTTTGGCTGTgtgatcattgtcttgctgaaatgtccaccctcgtttcatcttcatcatcctggtcgatggcagcagatttctgtcaagaatgtctctggaAATtttcccattcatccttccttcaattatgtgaagtttgccagtaccatttgctgaaaagcagcccaccatgatgttcccacctccaaacttcactgttggtgttttagggtgatgtgcagtgtcatttctcctccaaacatggtgtgtattatggcatccaaacagttcaatgttgctctcatctgaccactctacattctcccagtatttcactggcttttccaaatgttgtgcagcaaactttaaacaagcTTCAACGTGCTTTTTTTCATCAATGGCGTCCtacgtggtgagcgtgcatacaggccatggaGGTGGAGAGCATTACTTACTGTTtcctttgagacaacagtacctgctaatttcaggtctttttgaagctctccacaagtggtccttggctcttagACACCTCTTCTGAtaattcttttcactcctctgtcagaaatcttgcgaggagcacctggtcaaaAAAGaattatggtgaaatgattgtctttccacttccgtattatggccccaacagtgctcactggaacattcagaagcttagaaatgcacctataaccaacgccatcattgtgttttgcaacatttAGGATGTGacggtcttgagacagctctttgctttcacccatcatgggatgtgtcttgtgtgacaccttggcaatgagacctttttgtaggtcATCAGTTGGGAcggaaccagctgatattaatttgcactgacaagggtctggattgccgtgttcaatacttattttaccCGCTGTGTATTGACTCTTATAATCTGCCTGTGTCTTTGTCATTCTCCAGGGTTTTATAGGGCATTGAGACAAGAACCTGTCTACTTTGGAGAGATTGGCGGGAAGTCACACGTTACTTACGTGGGCTGGTATGAGTGTGGCACACCCATACCGGGGAAGTGGTAAGATTCAACAGGCCTCTCCCCAAGAAGGACTTTGTCTGTGGGGAGGAAGATGATGTCTCCTTTCTTTCTTGTTACCTTGGACAATGTAGAAAGGTCTATCTGATGGGTTTGAACTCAGCCTACAGGTATGAACCTATACCGGGCTATTGTGTCACAAAACTATTGAGTGCATTTGTAGTCCTATATTTCTATTTATCAAAAAGTTCTCTAACAAAGGAATGCAAAGGGGTCAAAGGGCactaaaatgttgaatatacATTAATTCCAGTGAAGGTGTTGGGAAGCTGGCTCCCAAAGTGTAATAACTTGTATGATATTATTTATCAAAGGGGATTGTTATTATATATTCTGTATGCGCTTAGGCTTTTGAGGTGAAGAAAGTAAAAATAGCTCCCAATACCAATATGTCAATGAGCACACaaattttttaatttgtctaCTTCCATTGTTCATTTGGACTATGTAAAATATAAGTACACATAGACATGCAGAAATGACCTTCTGCTGGTCCTGAGGGATTATTAGCAGTTGCGGTTTGCACAGTATTATACTTTTGTTCAAATAtgtatatgaatgaatgaaattcaTTACGTAAACCAGGGATTATAGTCTAGTTTTTAGATTTTAGGTAAAGTAACAGCTATTAGCCATATTGTTAATCTATTGTAAGGAAGCTGAAGCTTGAGCCCAATGTTTCCACGGGGTCCTTTGAAAAGATTTTTATTGCTTATGCAGTCTTGTCCTGCATTTTATAAAAGcaaattcaaatgaatatgGAAAAAGTATATGTGGAAAagacatgtttttgtgttttaaatcatTGAAGAGATATTACACATCTGTCACAATTGCCGTTGTCTTTAATGCACCATGTTTctattaataaatgttttttttctatttactgatatttatttccatttaaattaaatgtatgtttACAGTAAATTACATATTTTGGGGAATCTTAAAGTAATTCTTAGTCTTTAGTTGGATGCAATACTTTTAATAGACTGAGTTGTTTTTATCCTAACCTATCTAAGCATGAAGGCTTAAACacttttttgaaagaaaagtgtaaaaaacTCATTATGGAATAAACATATTCGTCACACCTAATTATAAAATATGTGGTACCTACGATGAGGGGGGATGAACCTTCAGGGCCAACGTTAACAGTGTAGCATGTTCAGTCGTGAGTCACTTTAGCTTGCAGCGCTTGGCTGGACCTTCCACTTCAATCTTCCATGGATGAAtgagaataaaaaatgtaatatggcATTGAATTCAAGCAGGACATTAGACACACAACCATTGTGCGAACTGTACTAATAACACCTCAGGAATGGGATGGAGAGGAAGCCAAGAATCAGTCAGAAACCAAGCAGTGAGGATGAGTGTCAAAACAAGTGCAGGCCGACAGGCAGTCataacaaaaagatgaaaaggaCTCCTAACCGGGTCTCAATCTTTTATTAGGTTCAAGAACAAAATGTTTATACATAAAGTAATCTCACATGAGGGTGGAATATGATTTTTTAGTAAAAACCAGTGATAAGATAAAGAGAGGAGTAGCAAGCTTTAATGGAGATGATATATTTAGCTATACAAAAGAAGCCTTCTTTGTGACACTGGGATCTACATCTCCCATGAGCCATCACTTAACTAGTTTTCCCAACATGGGGCAGTTTCATTCACACATCCTTAATACCGACATGGTTGTGAAATTGATCAAATCAAgataaaaacaatcaaacaaacaaaaacacaccgaaAGGGTTACTTTTCATTTAGATAGTGTCTTATGAATGCATCTTATCGTGGTCAGCTCAACACAACCGGTGGAGCTGGCTGTGATCTCACTCGCTTGTGGAGGGCGACCATGAAAAGATCAAAGGACTTTTGCAACAGCCTGTTTTGGTCTCCCAAGTGTGTGCATACAGACAGATCACATCATTACCGATACAAGAGGGAAGAGCAGACggtaggggaggggggagcgtaCACCAGGGCCAAAGCGGTATACAAACACTAACCATCagactggggggtgggggtccttgtgtgtgtgtgtgggcgggggggggggggggggggtacagaggCGTATACCGTGTTTCTGGCACCCACTTAAAACTGTTGGAGCCACACTCATGGGAAGGATTAAGGGGTCTGTGTGGATCAGTGGCAGCCGCCATCTTTTTTTACCGGTACCCGGGGCCCGGCTGGGCGTAACCCTGGCCGTACGGGGGGCGGTTGCGGGCGTACGGGTTAGCAGCTCCTGGTGGAGGGGTGACAGTGTTGCCCGGGGGCGGGGTGTACCCTGGGCGGGGCTGGTATCCTGAGCCGGGCTGGGTGCTGGGAGGGAGGGTGTAGTTGGCAGGCTGGGAGGCCTGGGAGGTATAGTTTTGGGGAGGGAAGGCTCCTGGTGGATACTGCTGGGCTGCCTGAGTTGgatggggctgctgctgctgctgctgctgctgctggccaccCTGGAAGcccggagctggagctggagcggggGCAGAAGCTTGGGAGGAGGGAGCAGTGTAGTTctgaaactgctgctgctgtgcgcCGGGCTGGGGGGCTCCGGGCTGAGTGCTGtatcctgcagagagagagagggagggaggaatgga harbors:
- the LOC119228692 gene encoding target of Nesh-SH3-like isoform X6, which gives rise to MMGMQQHSQRFHVLFLMIFITGIVLSGPSTPRRSRVRRQNMKVRINATGDTIVMTFLHPNADTKLEGYILGYGSSMFSKQFIQLPENGQPYETEFDAEPKYLIAVQPIPNNEVKKQCTGKVELQKPLHLVIGSVTPTSVLLSWGTLLKTPYEGNIMKDCLEDGHYTVRYRERSRKWHYQTCPTSDTVIDNLRPNTVYEFGVQPTSKDGTGVWSKPVIHNSRGIEEKKIFKRPVNPVKPLTPVPHSFPFSPRHDKPMDLKQGSKESILKTFPPVTDKPKQERRQQQTTTSAPAVNASRFDMNDNSSIFRPMPASDVDFMGKKRFVAPHVIYKTDKKPYEPCSITASLAFFPDEEGGDQNVTGPPRISPSNLTVVTVEGCPSFVILDWQKTDNDTREYEVVSTTKGPNGDEVSVLTTNQTHTAVENLKPESSYEFTVTPKNELGVGPSSDPVSFSTESADPRVSEHVSGKDAIWTQFPFKSDDYSECNGKQYVKRTWYRKFVGIQLCNSLRYKIYLSDSLNGKFYNIGDQSGHGEDHCQFVDSFLDGRTGTQLFADQLQSRTGFYRALRQEPVYFGEIGGKSHVTYVGWYECGTPIPGKW